Part of the Roseofilum casamattae BLCC-M143 genome, AAGTCTCACCGAGAGCTTGAATCGTCTCTTCAGATACAGTAGTATCCGAGGAAAGCTCAATGCCATCATTAATTTGCTTTCTGGATGATGCTACAAAAAACAAGATCGTGTTGAAGTAAGCAAATTGCTGAATCAGTACGGTATTATTAGGAAAGCTAGACATAATTGGCCCGAGTAACCTGAGTCCTTCTGTCGCTTGAGTCTCGATGCGATCGAGTTCCACATTCAACCGATTGATGAGAACATTGAGTTCTGATGGAATCGTCATTGCTGTTAACTAGGTTGTTATCTTCAGTTTAGCCTAGATCGGTTTCTTTGTAGTTCTCGCGCCGACTAGAGAAATTCCAGTATAATACAGACAGATCGCTATTTATTATTCATTGTTAATTATTCATTACCATGAAGCGAATTTTCGGAACACTAGTAGCGTTGGGAGTGTGGATGACTCCGGTAATGGTGATGGTGGGAGAGCAACCCAGTTGGGGGCAAAGTCAGCAACCTTCGGCGGAGGAAATTGCAGCAGCAATACGAAAATTAATAGACCAAGCTATTATATTGCAAGATCAAGGAAAACCACAACAAGCTCTAGGAATTTGGCAGGAAGTTTTAGGGATTGTGCAACATTTAGACATTAAGGAAGTAGAAGCTATTACATGGTTAGGTATTGGTCGTAACTCGCACGATCTTGGAAAATACAAAATGGCAATAGAGGCTCATCAAATGGCATTATCTATTGTTAAAGAGCTGGGAGATAGGATAGTGGAGGCAACGACTTTGAATAATTTAGGTGCAGTTTATGATAGTCTTAGTCAACCGCAACAAGCCTTAGGTTATTATCAGCAAGCTTTACCTATTTTTCAAGAATTAGGAAACCTAGAAATGATAGCCATGACATTGAGTAACTTGGGGAAAGTTTACGATTATATTGGTCAACCGCAACAAGCACTAGAGTATTATCAGCAATCCTTATCAATTCGACAAGAAGTACGAGATCGAGAAGGAAAAGCAGTAACTTTGAATAATTTGGGGAGAGTTCACCACAACATCGGCACACTGCAACAAGCTATAGAGTATTACCAGCAAGCTTTACCTATCTTCCAAGAAGTAGGAAATCGACGTGGAGAAGGGGTAACTCTTAATAATTTGGGAGGAATTTACAGCAGTATCGGTAAACCGCAACAAGCCATAGAGTATTACCAGCAAGCTTTACCTATCTTCCAAGAAGTAGGAAATCGAAGTGGAGAAGGGGCAACTCTTAATAATTTGGGAGGAATTTACAGCAGTATCGGTAAACCGCAACAAGCCATAGAGTATTACCAGCAAGCTTTACCTATCTTCCAAGAAGTAGGAAATCGAAGTGGAGAAGGGACAACTCTTAATAATTTGGGAGGAATTTACAGCAGTATCGGTGAACTGCAACGAGCTATAGAGTATTACCAGCAAGCTTTATCCATTCTCCAAGAAGCAGGAAACTTAAGGATGGAAGCGACTACGCTGGGTAATTTGGGGGCAACCTACCAAAGTATGGGTCAATTGCTACAAGCTCTTGAGTATCTCGAACAAGCTTTACCCATTTTCAGAGCTGTACAAGATCAAGGAGGAGAAGCAACGGTATTAAGTAACTTGGGAGGAGTTTACAACAACATCGGTCAACGCCAACGTGCAATAGACTATCTAGAGCAAACCTTACCGATTTTTCGTGCTGTGCAAGATCGAGAGGGAGAAGCAACTGTATTAAGTAATATGGGTTTTATTTACCGAGATACCAATCAACCCAAAAAAGCTATCAAATACTGGGAAAAATCTCTAAAAATAACCCTCAACCTTCGTGGTAGCCTGAAACAAGAATATCGGAAAAGTTTTATCGAAATCAACCAAGGTAATGCGATCGCCCTCACCTCCCTCCTCATCGAGGAAAACCGCGCCAAAGAAGCCTTTACCTGGATAAACCTCGTCACCACCTACGAACTTGCGGACTATACTCGCCTCCTCGGTGCGAAAGTGCAAAACCCAGAAGCGCAAGCACGTATCGACGAATATAACCAGCGCTGGCAACAAATTGAAAGCTTAAGAAAACGACTGCAACTGGATTTCTCGGATGACCAACTTTCCCGCCAAATTGCTACTCTAGAGACGGAAAATATTAAACTCGCCGCAGAAAGTGCCCGACAGTTTCCCGAAGTTGCGGATATTTTTGAAACGACTCCTGCCAACATCGAACAACTGCAAGCCACTATCCCAGAAGGAACTGTTGTTCTGCAACCGGTTTCTCTCGCCAATGTTACTAACGTTCCCAATACTCTGGCTCTGTTTCTGCTGACTCGCGACAGTTTCCAAGTCGTGTCAACATCCCTAGATGTAGAGGAATTTGACCGACTCCTGGATGAATACTCGCGACAATTGCATGAGGTAGACCCACTTTACAAGAAAAACAGCAGCAAGCTTTACGATATTCTCATCCGTCCTATCGAAACAGAAATTAGCGCCTACAACCCGGAAAACCTGAGCATTATTGCCACCGGAAAACTGCGCTATCTTCCCTTTGAAAGCCTCTACGACAAAACCAACCAACAATTCCTCATTGAAAAATATCCGATCAACTACCTGACTCGCCTCTCGAAAACGCCTCCGAACCGGCAACCCAGCGCCAAAACCAACGCTATTCTCGCCTTGGGTAACCCAGTCCCGAGCGAGCCGCACAACTTACGGGGAGCAGAAGAGGAAGTGAAAACGATCGCGCAACTATTCCCCAACAGTCAAGCCTATCTCCGCGATGAAGCAACCCTAGAGCAGTTCCAGCAACAAGCTCCGAAGTTTGCCTTTTTACATCTAGCAACTCACGGTTGTTTTCAACCGGATGGCTGTAAAACCTACAACATGGAAGCCAACACGATTCTGTTTGCCAATAACACCCAGTGGCCGGTGACCGATGCCGCCCTACTGGGGTTAGAGCACACCCGACTCATTGCCCTCAGCGCCTGCCAAACCGCCCGTGAAGCTGACTTAGAGGGAAATTTGATTGCTGGACTCGCTTACCTGTTTGAACGGGCGGGAGCGCAAGCCGTGATGGCGAGTTTATGGTCGGTGAGCGATAAACATACGCAGACTTTAATGAGCAATTTTTATCGCCATGTCGCGGAAGGGATGAGCCAAGGAGAAGCCCTGCGCGAGGCAAAGTTGGCGCAAATTAATACCGATTCTGAAGATCATCCCTTCTATTGGTCGGCGTTTCTGCTGATTGGCGACCCGCGTTAGGCGATTGTATTGTTAATTTGTGAGGTGGGCATTGCCCACCATACACATTTGCAATTAAGATAGGTACTTAGCTACGGTTTGTACGTCTTTGTCGCCGCGTCCGGAACAGTTGATAATCAGGCGGGGACTGCCTTCGAGTTGCGGACAGAGGGTTTCCAAGTAGGCGATCGCATGAGACGTTTCCAGTGCCGGAATAATTCCTTCCAGTTGTGATAATTTCTCCAGAGCGGCGATCGCCTCCGAGTCAGTCACGCTATAATACTCCGCCCGTCCGGTTTCCTTCAAATAGCTATGTTCCGGTCCCACTCCCGGATAATCCAAACCCGCACTAATCGAGTGGGCTTCAATCACCTGACCGTCATCATCTTGCAGCAAATAGCTCATGGCGCCGTGCAACACCCCAACTTGCCCTTGGGTTAACGTGGCCGCGTGCTTATCCGTATTCACCCCTTCGCCAGCAGCTTCCACCCCAATCAAGCGGACGGAAGGCTCGCTGACAAACTCGTGGAACAATCCCATGGCATTCGAGCCACCACCCACGCAAGCGAGCAGAATATCGGGCAATCCTTCCCACTTCCCCCAACATTGGGCGCGAGTTTCCTGACCGATGATAGCGTGAAAATCGCGAACCATCATTGGATAGGGATGGGGCCCCGCCACCGATCCGAGAATGTAGTGCGTCGTTTCCACATTCGTTACCCAATCGCGAATGGCTTCCGAGGTCGCATCCTTCAGAGTTCCCGTACCCGCTGCCACCGGACGCACCTCCGCTCCGAGCAACCGCATCCGAAACACATTCAGCTTTTGCCGCTCCATGTCGTGAATGCCCATATAAATGACGCAGTCAAAACCAAAGCGAGCGCAGACGGTTGCCGTGGCGACTCCATGTTGTCCCGCCCCAGTTTCGGCAATAATCCGCTGTTTGCCCATGCGCTTGGCGAGCAAGACTTGCGCCAGGGCATTATTAATCTTATGGGCCCCCGTATGATTCAAATCTTCTCGT contains:
- a CDS encoding CHAT domain-containing protein codes for the protein MKRIFGTLVALGVWMTPVMVMVGEQPSWGQSQQPSAEEIAAAIRKLIDQAIILQDQGKPQQALGIWQEVLGIVQHLDIKEVEAITWLGIGRNSHDLGKYKMAIEAHQMALSIVKELGDRIVEATTLNNLGAVYDSLSQPQQALGYYQQALPIFQELGNLEMIAMTLSNLGKVYDYIGQPQQALEYYQQSLSIRQEVRDREGKAVTLNNLGRVHHNIGTLQQAIEYYQQALPIFQEVGNRRGEGVTLNNLGGIYSSIGKPQQAIEYYQQALPIFQEVGNRSGEGATLNNLGGIYSSIGKPQQAIEYYQQALPIFQEVGNRSGEGTTLNNLGGIYSSIGELQRAIEYYQQALSILQEAGNLRMEATTLGNLGATYQSMGQLLQALEYLEQALPIFRAVQDQGGEATVLSNLGGVYNNIGQRQRAIDYLEQTLPIFRAVQDREGEATVLSNMGFIYRDTNQPKKAIKYWEKSLKITLNLRGSLKQEYRKSFIEINQGNAIALTSLLIEENRAKEAFTWINLVTTYELADYTRLLGAKVQNPEAQARIDEYNQRWQQIESLRKRLQLDFSDDQLSRQIATLETENIKLAAESARQFPEVADIFETTPANIEQLQATIPEGTVVLQPVSLANVTNVPNTLALFLLTRDSFQVVSTSLDVEEFDRLLDEYSRQLHEVDPLYKKNSSKLYDILIRPIETEISAYNPENLSIIATGKLRYLPFESLYDKTNQQFLIEKYPINYLTRLSKTPPNRQPSAKTNAILALGNPVPSEPHNLRGAEEEVKTIAQLFPNSQAYLRDEATLEQFQQQAPKFAFLHLATHGCFQPDGCKTYNMEANTILFANNTQWPVTDAALLGLEHTRLIALSACQTAREADLEGNLIAGLAYLFERAGAQAVMASLWSVSDKHTQTLMSNFYRHVAEGMSQGEALREAKLAQINTDSEDHPFYWSAFLLIGDPR
- the trpB gene encoding tryptophan synthase subunit beta, which codes for MFSYHASDSVTTIPTDSISTPTSLPDRLGRFGQFGGKYVPETLMPALSELEAAYYQYRSDLEFQHELQELLHDYVGRPSPLYFAEQLTEYYRKTDGSGPQIYLKREDLNHTGAHKINNALAQVLLAKRMGKQRIIAETGAGQHGVATATVCARFGFDCVIYMGIHDMERQKLNVFRMRLLGAEVRPVAAGTGTLKDATSEAIRDWVTNVETTHYILGSVAGPHPYPMMVRDFHAIIGQETRAQCWGKWEGLPDILLACVGGGSNAMGLFHEFVSEPSVRLIGVEAAGEGVNTDKHAATLTQGQVGVLHGAMSYLLQDDDGQVIEAHSISAGLDYPGVGPEHSYLKETGRAEYYSVTDSEAIAALEKLSQLEGIIPALETSHAIAYLETLCPQLEGSPRLIINCSGRGDKDVQTVAKYLS